From the Nitrospirota bacterium genome, the window CTCTCGGGTCCCCGGTAAAAACGACTTTTTCTTCTCCGGCATAATATGAGGCTTCCTGTGAGATAATCACCCGGTTTTCTTTAATCACCTTAACCCTGCCGGTTGCATCGATCCTCTGGACATTGCCGGTATCCTTGTCATAGGAAACAACCATCCTGTCGGAGTAAATGGTCAGATCGGCAGTTCTGGCAGCAACAGAATCCTCAAAAACCGCCGTATGGTGCTTGTTGTCAGCAGTAAGCTTCTCAGAGGTGATAATGATCGGCCCCTTTACCTTCTGCGTCTGCCCAGCAGGGAATGCCGTATCGGGGAGCAGGAAAAGGGCGATCAGAACTCCGCTGAAGCGGATGAGCTCACTTATGAAACGTTGCCTTGACATCCTTCAATACTTGAACCTTCTGTCCTGTTTCTGCATTCATTCCCTTTCCTTCGACCCTGAACCCCTTCCCCTCAACTTCTATCCTGCCGTCCGTGGATATCGTCCCCGAGGGAATACTGTAATCGATCGAGTCCGCCTTTATTCTGAAGTCTTTTGATGCAGCGTTGACAATGCTGTCTGTGGAAAAACTCCTGTCAGCAAGGTTGTATATGCCATTATCCGCATGCAGCACAAGATTCTTTTCCTTTATCTCCATTGAGATATCGCGCAGTCTCGCCTTGTCATCGTTTTCAAAAAAATCTGCCCTGCGAGCGGTGAGAGTCCAGACAGTCATCCCGTTTGTTTTATGCAAAATCCTGATATCCTCGATAAAAGAACTTCCCTTCATCTGCAGATTCCCTGCATTTTCTCTTCCTGATCTTGAGAGCATGATGAAGCTGCCGAAAAGCAGGACAGAAAGCGCTATTATCAGAAGTTTCTTCATAAAAAATTCTATCATACAGGGAGAGGTATGTAAACCCTGATTTTTCAATACTTCAGAAAAGGTCATATTGCAAAAATTGACCGGACTCCTGATAATAGGAGCATGATTTCGTTTGATGATTTCAAGAAACTCGATATCAGGATCGGGAAAATCATATTTTCAGAAAAGGTCGCCGGAACGGACAAGCTGCTGAAACTGGTCATTGATTTCGGCTCAGAAAAAAGACAGTTAGTCGCAGGCATTGCAGGGTCATATGACCCGGAACAACTGGTCGGGAAACAGGTTCCTGTGCTGATGAATCTGGCGCCACGCGATATAAGGGGAATCACCAGTCAGGGGATGATCCTTGCGGCAGATGTCGAGGGCAGGCCCGTACTGATGCATCCTGAGCAGGAAGTCCCTTTGGGAAGCATTATCAGGTAATCTTCCGCAGCGTTTTATCTGCAACAGAGACATCTCGTGCAGGACAGCACATAAAAAAATCCTGCCTGCCATCCATCATCCTCAGAACAGCGTTACTGTTTTTTTCAGAGTTATTTCTTTTGCGTATGGCAGGTAAAACATCCCTCAGCAGCAGCAGCACCTCCTCCTCCTGCCACCATAGCACTGTAGTCCCACTTCAGGATATCAGGATAATCAGTGCCGTGGGCTGCGTGGCAGGACAGACAGGTCACAACGTCTGTCCCCGGAGTCACTGTGTTGCCCATGGAAGACGGGACTGCTCGTCTGCCGACAGGTGTCTGCGGGCTGTACGTAGTATATGCCGCATATTCACCTGAAGCGGGCAGAACGACATCGGTCGGATGCCGGGTAAAGGGTGCATTGATATCACCACCGATTCCTG encodes:
- the metG gene encoding methionine--tRNA ligase subunit beta gives rise to the protein MDRTPDNRSMISFDDFKKLDIRIGKIIFSEKVAGTDKLLKLVIDFGSEKRQLVAGIAGSYDPEQLVGKQVPVLMNLAPRDIRGITSQGMILAADVEGRPVLMHPEQEVPLGSIIR
- a CDS encoding LptA/OstA family protein, translated to MSRQRFISELIRFSGVLIALFLLPDTAFPAGQTQKVKGPIIITSEKLTADNKHHTAVFEDSVAARTADLTIYSDRMVVSYDKDTGNVQRIDATGRVKVIKENRVIISQEASYYAGEEKVVFTGDPRAVEGENVVTGRTMTYLINEDRFLVEGSKVFLTKKRE
- the lptC gene encoding LPS export ABC transporter periplasmic protein LptC, with translation MKKLLIIALSVLLFGSFIMLSRSGRENAGNLQMKGSSFIEDIRILHKTNGMTVWTLTARRADFFENDDKARLRDISMEIKEKNLVLHADNGIYNLADRSFSTDSIVNAASKDFRIKADSIDYSIPSGTISTDGRIEVEGKGFRVEGKGMNAETGQKVQVLKDVKATFHK